The following coding sequences lie in one Thermomicrobium sp. 4228-Ro genomic window:
- a CDS encoding HAD family hydrolase, which produces MTLLVLFDIDGTLLRAGDPAHAQAMRDALAETLGEPVPLDGIPLAGMLDRQIARLALHRHGVPEEDIAQILPAVMQRMGLRYRELVHPGSRRDWVLPGVRPLLDRLWQRGHLAGVLTGNAQLVARWKLAAADLDGFLPFGAYGDEAEERHELVTRAREAARARFAIAPSLDETILIGDTPRDIAAAQASGTRVLAVATGRFGVDELRALQPDAVVPDLTEVERVVALLESLARSA; this is translated from the coding sequence GTGACACTCCTCGTCCTGTTCGATATCGACGGCACGCTCCTCCGGGCTGGCGATCCAGCGCATGCCCAGGCGATGCGCGATGCGCTCGCCGAAACCCTCGGCGAGCCGGTGCCGCTCGACGGCATCCCGCTCGCCGGCATGCTCGATCGTCAGATCGCTCGGCTGGCGCTGCACCGGCATGGTGTGCCTGAAGAGGACATCGCACAGATCCTACCCGCGGTCATGCAGCGGATGGGCCTGCGGTACCGAGAACTCGTTCATCCAGGCTCCCGCCGCGACTGGGTGCTGCCTGGTGTCCGACCGCTCCTCGACCGGCTCTGGCAGCGTGGTCACCTGGCGGGTGTGCTCACGGGGAACGCTCAGCTCGTCGCCCGCTGGAAACTGGCTGCCGCTGACCTCGATGGCTTCTTGCCCTTCGGGGCATACGGGGACGAAGCCGAGGAGCGTCACGAACTCGTCACCCGAGCACGAGAAGCCGCACGCGCTCGCTTCGCCATCGCCCCGTCGCTCGACGAGACGATTCTCATCGGCGATACACCGCGCGATATCGCCGCTGCACAGGCGAGCGGGACGCGCGTACTGGCGGTTGCGACCGGACGCTTCGGTGTCGACGAGCTCCGAGCCCTGCAGCCGGACGCTGTGGTGCCCGATCTCACCGAGGTCGAACGGGTCGTCGCGTTGCTCGAATCGCTCGCCCGGTCCGCGTGA
- a CDS encoding M20/M25/M40 family metallo-hydrolase — protein MIDYGIEWSTVRDEVTRHLQALIRFETVNPPGNETPLAEYLADVLRREGIPADVVESAPGRGNLVARLRGNGKARPLLLMAHSDVVSVEREKWTRDPFGGELVDGKVWGRGAVDTKGLVACELGVMLLLRRLAIPLERDVIFAVFADEEAGGQFGACWMWQNRRDLIDAEFAINEGGGMALTLAGQRFYLCQTGEKGAARLRLVARGEPGHASMPIPETAMQHAARAILTLSTHTFPTVLTPTVTRFLREIGQALGGRIREQIEAALADPTWERLAALPLGTGERRLLYAMTRNTAVPTIVRGGHRINVIPSEVTIEVDGRILPGQEPEAFAAEVQRLVGPNVEVQLTSRGRGIEAEPDSTLFRVISETIAELDPGARVVPYLVPGGTDAKCLPGIKVYGFMPMRDHPEEFDLAHAHDERISVDTLEFATRALFEIVTRFCAPHARSRR, from the coding sequence GTGATCGACTACGGTATCGAGTGGAGCACCGTCCGCGACGAGGTGACACGGCACTTGCAGGCCCTGATCCGTTTCGAGACGGTCAACCCACCGGGCAACGAGACACCGCTCGCTGAGTACCTAGCTGACGTGCTCCGGCGGGAAGGCATCCCGGCTGACGTCGTCGAGAGTGCACCAGGACGCGGGAATCTGGTCGCGCGCCTGCGTGGGAACGGGAAAGCCCGACCGCTCCTCCTGATGGCGCACAGCGACGTCGTCAGCGTGGAGCGGGAGAAGTGGACACGCGATCCGTTCGGCGGCGAACTCGTTGACGGCAAGGTCTGGGGACGCGGGGCAGTCGATACCAAGGGCCTGGTTGCGTGCGAACTCGGCGTGATGCTGCTCCTTCGCCGCCTGGCTATCCCGCTCGAACGCGACGTCATCTTCGCCGTGTTCGCCGACGAGGAGGCTGGCGGTCAGTTCGGCGCCTGCTGGATGTGGCAGAACCGGCGCGACCTCATCGATGCCGAGTTCGCCATCAACGAGGGTGGTGGCATGGCACTGACACTCGCCGGCCAGCGCTTCTATCTGTGCCAGACCGGGGAGAAGGGAGCAGCGCGCCTGCGGCTGGTGGCCCGCGGTGAACCTGGCCACGCCTCCATGCCGATTCCAGAGACGGCGATGCAGCACGCCGCCCGTGCCATCCTGACGTTGAGCACGCATACGTTCCCGACTGTCCTCACTCCCACGGTGACTCGCTTCCTCCGCGAGATCGGCCAGGCACTCGGCGGCCGCATCCGTGAGCAGATCGAGGCTGCGCTCGCTGACCCGACGTGGGAGCGGCTCGCCGCGTTACCGCTCGGTACCGGTGAGCGACGACTGCTCTATGCGATGACACGCAATACCGCTGTGCCGACGATCGTCCGGGGCGGGCATCGGATCAACGTGATTCCATCAGAAGTGACGATCGAAGTCGACGGCCGCATCTTACCGGGGCAAGAGCCGGAAGCCTTCGCTGCTGAGGTCCAGCGACTCGTCGGACCGAACGTCGAAGTGCAGCTCACGAGCCGGGGTCGCGGCATCGAGGCCGAACCGGACTCGACACTCTTCCGGGTCATCAGCGAGACGATAGCGGAGCTCGATCCCGGCGCACGAGTGGTCCCGTACCTCGTCCCGGGAGGTACCGATGCCAAGTGCCTACCCGGCATAAAGGTCTACGGGTTCATGCCGATGCGTGACCATCCGGAGGAGTTCGACCTCGCTCATGCCCACGACGAGCGTATTTCGGTCGATACCCTGGAGTTCGCGACCCGAGCGCTCTTCGAGATCGTGACGCGTTTTTGTGCACCGCATGCGAGGAGCCGCCGGTGA
- a CDS encoding EamA family transporter, whose amino-acid sequence MKIPSIAAPRMLCTYGIDPVGTAAVLVSALGFGTLATLTKIAYAAGVAVPTLIAWRFGLATLLVLCVLPLEYRRRGHLLGHEPWSRRRLATAVLAVACFVGNTTLYFVALQSVSITVAAALFYAYPVLVMLLRSLGWRERPSIQQCIALVLGLSGVTLTLGWQWHQVDLPGAALMLSSATLYAAYIVLAHRGLRDASPVLATAVLFPAAAIAALAAAHVTHAPLLVKASALAPTLGIVLFATVLPVQLFLFGSVRLGPTPAALLGTFEPVASVGIALLVLRERLTVEQLAGGLMVVIAAMLVRGEGRQT is encoded by the coding sequence GTGAAGATACCGAGCATAGCTGCACCGCGAATGCTCTGCACGTACGGGATCGATCCGGTCGGCACCGCCGCCGTCCTCGTTTCGGCATTGGGCTTCGGTACTCTGGCGACCCTGACGAAGATCGCCTACGCTGCTGGCGTTGCCGTACCGACCCTGATCGCCTGGCGCTTCGGCCTAGCGACACTCCTCGTCCTCTGTGTACTCCCGCTCGAGTACCGGCGGCGTGGCCATCTCCTCGGTCACGAGCCGTGGTCCAGACGGCGCCTCGCGACTGCAGTGCTCGCAGTCGCCTGTTTCGTCGGCAACACGACGCTGTATTTCGTCGCACTGCAGTCCGTGTCGATCACCGTCGCAGCTGCCCTCTTCTATGCCTATCCTGTCCTGGTCATGCTGCTTCGGTCGCTCGGTTGGCGCGAGCGTCCCTCGATCCAACAGTGCATCGCGCTCGTGCTGGGGCTCAGCGGCGTGACGCTCACGCTCGGGTGGCAATGGCACCAGGTCGATCTGCCCGGCGCAGCACTCATGCTGTCCTCGGCAACACTGTACGCGGCCTACATCGTGCTCGCTCATCGAGGACTGCGGGACGCTTCCCCGGTCCTCGCGACAGCGGTCCTGTTTCCGGCCGCAGCGATCGCGGCACTCGCCGCAGCACACGTCACGCACGCTCCGCTGCTCGTCAAAGCATCAGCACTGGCACCGACCCTGGGCATCGTGCTCTTCGCGACCGTCCTACCCGTGCAGCTCTTCCTGTTCGGTAGCGTCCGGTTGGGGCCAACGCCAGCTGCGCTGCTCGGTACTTTCGAACCGGTCGCTTCGGTGGGCATTGCCCTGCTGGTGCTCAGGGAGCGACTCACAGTCGAACAGCTGGCCGGTGGGCTAATGGTCGTCATCGCTGCGATGCTGGTCCGTGGAGAAGGGAGGCAAACGTGA
- a CDS encoding J domain-containing protein has product MTGLGDFDPTLDYYQILGVPVTATLEEIRRAYRQLMRATHPDRVRDPDKRRIAEERAKLLNAAYAVLSDPERRRVYDEQLRQRAVTDLLFQRYTAPSPAWVRPAPSRRSRQTMADDLAAFVQLLAVTVIFVATLVLLLVASSALSGLFGSLS; this is encoded by the coding sequence ATGACTGGACTGGGCGATTTCGACCCGACGCTGGACTACTATCAGATCCTCGGCGTTCCGGTCACGGCAACGCTGGAGGAGATCCGTCGTGCCTACCGGCAGCTGATGCGAGCGACGCATCCCGATCGGGTGCGCGATCCGGACAAGCGGCGCATCGCTGAGGAACGGGCGAAGCTCCTCAACGCAGCCTACGCCGTCTTGAGCGACCCGGAGCGTCGACGGGTCTACGACGAGCAGCTTCGGCAGCGTGCGGTTACAGACCTGCTCTTCCAACGCTACACCGCGCCCAGCCCGGCCTGGGTGCGCCCGGCTCCGAGTCGCCGGTCACGGCAGACAATGGCCGACGATCTCGCAGCGTTCGTGCAGCTCCTCGCGGTAACGGTGATTTTCGTCGCGACACTCGTCCTGCTTCTCGTGGCCAGCAGCGCACTGAGTGGCCTCTTCGGCAGCCTCAGCTAG
- a CDS encoding MBL fold metallo-hydrolase gives MILRAGDLTIEPIVDVEGTFFPLSVVFPEVALAEWEAFRDRYPDTFAGSDMLYTRVNCFLLRGKGQTLLVDAGIGAGPVPLFGNERGRLLDELARRGLSAAEIDTVILTHLHPDHVGWATLDGRPTFPRARYIVSEVELEAFHRNDVRVAMETIAPGYLDACLAPLERAGVLDVVEPETELAPGLTIALAPGHTPGMLRIQLTSAEGAVWIVADTFTHPAQIDRPEWCSAFDMDREQAIATRRATTERAEREGIALLASHFLPVAGTLVREHGRLLWRSVTH, from the coding sequence ATGATCCTGCGTGCCGGGGATTTGACGATCGAACCGATCGTCGATGTCGAGGGGACATTCTTTCCCCTCTCGGTCGTATTTCCTGAAGTTGCGCTCGCCGAGTGGGAAGCATTCCGGGATCGCTATCCTGACACCTTCGCGGGCTCCGATATGCTCTACACTCGTGTCAACTGCTTCCTACTCCGGGGAAAGGGCCAGACACTCCTCGTCGATGCCGGTATCGGAGCCGGACCGGTGCCGCTCTTCGGGAACGAGCGAGGACGCCTGCTCGACGAACTGGCCCGGCGCGGCCTGAGTGCCGCCGAGATCGACACCGTCATACTCACGCACCTCCATCCCGATCATGTGGGCTGGGCTACGCTCGACGGTCGCCCGACATTCCCCCGCGCTCGCTACATCGTGAGCGAGGTCGAGCTCGAGGCCTTCCATCGCAACGACGTCCGGGTAGCCATGGAGACGATCGCACCGGGCTATCTCGATGCTTGCCTGGCGCCCCTCGAGCGTGCAGGCGTCCTCGACGTCGTCGAACCGGAGACCGAACTCGCTCCCGGGCTGACGATCGCGCTCGCACCCGGTCATACCCCCGGGATGCTCCGCATCCAACTCACCAGCGCGGAAGGAGCGGTCTGGATCGTGGCCGATACCTTCACCCATCCAGCGCAGATCGACCGCCCGGAGTGGTGCTCGGCGTTCGACATGGATCGGGAACAGGCGATCGCGACCCGCCGGGCAACGACGGAACGGGCCGAGCGCGAGGGTATCGCGCTCCTCGCGAGTCACTTCCTACCGGTCGCGGGAACGCTCGTCCGAGAACACGGTCGCCTGCTCTGGCGCTCGGTCACGCACTAG
- a CDS encoding enoyl-CoA hydratase/isomerase family protein, whose amino-acid sequence MGEPVLLVQRAGDVATIVLNRPAVRNALDRALAQALTTTARELARDERLRAVVLRGSPPAFCAGADLRERIALSPEERTAHTETIAAAVEALAEIPVPTIAVISGACLAGGAELALACDLRFADTTARFGFPEVRRGIFPGAGGMLRLPQLVGPSRAADLLFSGRIIDAEEALRIGLIDRLCEPGRLDSLIDAWLGELRQAAPTAVRTAKAALRRALTCDAVTLADIRALRRALDHSPEYEEGLRAFAERRAPNWVSG is encoded by the coding sequence ATGGGAGAACCAGTGCTCCTCGTCCAGCGCGCGGGCGACGTGGCAACGATCGTTCTGAACCGACCAGCGGTACGGAACGCCCTTGACCGCGCCCTCGCACAGGCACTCACGACGACCGCCCGGGAGCTGGCGCGTGACGAGCGACTGCGGGCAGTCGTCCTCCGCGGGTCACCGCCTGCTTTCTGTGCGGGAGCCGATCTGCGCGAACGGATCGCACTCAGTCCGGAGGAACGGACGGCCCATACCGAGACGATCGCTGCAGCGGTCGAAGCGCTCGCCGAAATCCCGGTGCCGACGATCGCTGTGATTTCGGGAGCATGTCTCGCTGGTGGTGCGGAGCTCGCGCTGGCCTGTGACCTGCGTTTTGCCGATACCACAGCCCGGTTCGGGTTTCCCGAGGTGCGGCGTGGCATCTTTCCCGGAGCTGGCGGGATGCTCCGGCTCCCGCAGCTCGTCGGACCATCACGCGCGGCCGACCTGCTTTTCTCCGGGCGGATCATCGACGCCGAGGAAGCGCTCCGGATCGGGCTGATCGATCGGCTCTGCGAACCGGGGCGGCTCGACAGCCTGATCGACGCCTGGCTCGGCGAGTTGCGCCAGGCAGCACCGACCGCAGTTCGCACTGCCAAGGCTGCGCTCCGGCGCGCGCTCACCTGCGACGCGGTAACGCTCGCTGATATCCGCGCACTGCGCCGGGCACTCGACCACAGCCCAGAATACGAGGAAGGACTGCGCGCCTTCGCCGAGCGTCGGGCTCCGAATTGGGTTTCTGGTTAG
- a CDS encoding ABC transporter permease has translation MRTKLGITFLTLYFGMFSIFLYGPIIIMTILSFQGPTGGMTLPLKGVSTYWWQRLFTVRLPELGAPLLRSIAIAVMTGIIVAVLGFISALAVRRRARVASFLTWGIFLALLTPGILLGLGVSLWWRILGLQPGNVPLLGVHVIWALPFAFLILVAVLTRINPNIEEAARDLGASGYRTLLDVLLPIAWPGILSAALFGFTLSLNEFERSLLVTTQNTLPLQLWSIVTVRVLDPDVYALGALTVIVTLGIVFLLLVPSLISQFARFRKE, from the coding sequence ATGCGCACAAAACTGGGAATCACGTTTCTGACATTATATTTCGGTATGTTCAGTATCTTTCTCTACGGCCCTATAATCATAATGACCATTCTCTCATTCCAGGGACCCACGGGTGGCATGACTCTCCCACTCAAGGGAGTAAGCACCTACTGGTGGCAGCGATTGTTCACCGTCCGACTCCCCGAACTCGGCGCGCCGTTGCTGAGGTCGATTGCAATCGCGGTAATGACGGGAATTATCGTCGCAGTGCTCGGCTTTATCTCTGCCCTAGCAGTCCGCCGACGCGCCCGCGTCGCGTCTTTTCTGACATGGGGCATCTTCCTTGCGCTTCTGACGCCGGGAATCCTGCTTGGACTAGGCGTCAGTCTCTGGTGGCGTATTCTCGGTCTCCAACCGGGTAACGTACCGCTGCTCGGTGTGCACGTCATATGGGCTCTCCCGTTCGCATTTCTCATTCTCGTAGCTGTACTTACCCGTATTAATCCAAACATTGAGGAAGCAGCGAGAGACCTCGGTGCCTCAGGCTACCGAACACTACTCGACGTACTTCTGCCGATCGCATGGCCGGGTATCCTCAGCGCGGCTCTATTCGGCTTCACCCTGTCCCTCAATGAATTCGAGCGCAGTCTCCTCGTCACCACACAAAACACTCTTCCTCTCCAGCTTTGGTCTATCGTAACGGTTCGGGTCCTTGATCCTGACGTATACGCATTAGGGGCCTTAACAGTCATCGTGACGCTGGGCATTGTCTTCTTACTCCTTGTACCGTCGCTCATCTCCCAATTCGCTCGGTTCCGAAAGGAGTAA
- a CDS encoding TOBE domain-containing protein produces MRRELRQLQRRLGITFIHVTHNQEEALAIADRIVVMNSGRIEQIDSPPAIYNRPATLFVARFMGDNNIIPATVSNVIGSRIELRHGDLVLESHTPVPTPSPGTHVHAVIPAAHVRVEPATTPTRTNALKARLIFVEYLGDVTKLFFSHPSVGELLVKTFSSPTYSDADIGNEFWLTWEGHYVHILRAD; encoded by the coding sequence ATGCGTCGTGAATTGCGGCAACTTCAACGTCGGTTAGGAATCACCTTTATCCACGTCACCCACAACCAGGAGGAAGCACTGGCCATTGCTGACCGTATCGTTGTAATGAATAGCGGCCGAATTGAGCAAATCGACAGTCCACCGGCAATCTACAACAGACCAGCAACCCTTTTCGTCGCCAGATTTATGGGTGACAACAACATTATTCCAGCAACTGTCTCCAATGTCATAGGATCTCGCATCGAGCTTCGTCACGGGGACCTTGTTCTCGAATCGCACACCCCTGTACCTACACCCTCTCCTGGTACACACGTGCACGCCGTTATCCCTGCCGCTCACGTCCGAGTAGAGCCAGCAACCACACCAACTCGTACGAATGCTCTCAAAGCCCGCCTCATCTTTGTCGAATACCTCGGCGACGTCACAAAACTGTTCTTCTCGCATCCATCCGTTGGCGAACTCCTGGTTAAAACCTTTAGCTCCCCCACTTACTCCGACGCTGATATTGGCAATGAGTTTTGGCTGACCTGGGAGGGTCACTATGTCCACATCCTACGCGCGGACTAA
- a CDS encoding ABC transporter substrate-binding protein: MAYNAHKLTRRRFLATSLLAASGSLLWACEGSSTSPTPATQAQAPSQASTPATPAVITGVTLRVVGTGVTLLEPIRVQAEKDLGIKLEYDVKDGPGAQQKAVTQPQAWDLYDQWFNSVKIVWGARVAQPIDVNRLTDWSKLMPLTTEGRLCPDAPVGAGDAPYRLLYVQSDGTLRSNKTDKISMLPLTFNVDSFGYNTEKVKEDDARSWAIFFSNKYAGAIGLYSDPSTGLMDLALAAKAAGLMSFQDIGNMTREEIDKLLALLIDYKRKGQFRAFWNSFDESVNLMAAGEVVVESMWSPAVTALRARGFPVRYASPKEGYRGWHGGIMLNKAASGKVLDACYAYLNWWLSGWAGAVVARQGYYFSIPENVKQYLTPGEWDYWYEGKPAAEDLKDPFGNVVVKRVRFVTEAASRIGYARQVSPSGIPSWTNINIS; the protein is encoded by the coding sequence ATGGCCTACAACGCGCACAAGCTCACTCGCCGTCGATTTCTGGCTACATCGCTTCTTGCTGCGTCCGGCAGCCTCCTTTGGGCTTGCGAGGGATCGTCGACGTCACCTACACCGGCGACTCAAGCCCAAGCTCCCTCGCAAGCCAGTACGCCCGCTACCCCTGCAGTCATCACAGGGGTCACTCTCCGTGTTGTCGGCACGGGTGTCACCCTTCTCGAGCCGATTCGGGTCCAAGCTGAGAAAGACCTCGGCATCAAGCTTGAATACGACGTCAAAGACGGCCCAGGTGCACAACAAAAGGCGGTAACACAGCCTCAGGCTTGGGACCTCTATGATCAATGGTTCAACTCCGTCAAAATTGTCTGGGGAGCCCGTGTTGCCCAACCCATTGACGTGAACCGACTCACTGATTGGTCCAAACTTATGCCGCTCACCACTGAGGGACGCCTCTGTCCTGACGCCCCCGTCGGTGCTGGCGACGCGCCGTACCGGCTACTCTACGTGCAGTCTGATGGAACTCTTCGCAGCAATAAGACTGATAAGATCTCTATGCTACCTCTGACCTTCAATGTAGACTCATTCGGCTACAACACCGAGAAGGTCAAGGAAGACGATGCTCGCTCGTGGGCTATCTTCTTCAGTAACAAATACGCTGGAGCCATCGGTCTCTATAGCGACCCGAGTACAGGCCTCATGGATTTGGCGCTAGCTGCAAAGGCCGCTGGCCTCATGAGTTTCCAAGACATCGGCAACATGACTCGCGAGGAAATTGATAAATTGCTAGCACTCCTCATCGATTATAAGCGCAAGGGCCAGTTCCGCGCCTTCTGGAACTCCTTTGACGAGTCTGTCAACCTCATGGCGGCTGGCGAAGTTGTCGTTGAGAGCATGTGGTCCCCTGCCGTTACTGCCCTCCGCGCCCGCGGTTTCCCAGTGCGATACGCCTCGCCAAAAGAAGGCTACAGAGGCTGGCATGGTGGCATCATGCTCAACAAGGCAGCATCAGGTAAAGTTCTGGACGCTTGTTATGCCTACCTGAACTGGTGGCTGTCCGGCTGGGCGGGAGCCGTTGTCGCCCGTCAGGGATACTACTTCTCCATACCAGAGAATGTCAAACAGTATCTGACTCCGGGAGAATGGGACTATTGGTATGAGGGCAAGCCTGCGGCAGAAGACCTAAAGGACCCATTCGGAAACGTTGTCGTTAAAAGGGTGAGGTTCGTGACGGAGGCAGCCTCCAGGATCGGGTATGCAAGACAGGTATCGCCGTCTGGAATACCGTCATGGACCAACATCAATATCTCGTGA
- a CDS encoding CobW family GTP-binding protein codes for MINIVVISGFLGSGKSTFLRYLLAQPEFKGTQVIINEFGPISVDHHLVHFAAERTHLLAGGCLCCAYRQDLPQILYPLLDTVRANKSRASACAPDIILETTGLADPVAIRHTLTADPVLRHQVRITKMLVTIDAAHFLSNLSQYPEVTAQCVAADTFLITKRDLVSEEAIAQIIAALTSINPTASIAFLDHGVPDTDVTALLASTNTGVESSTAANLPELPVTRHTESVRSATYTLPDDLDLDFFVTWFSLLIHRHGDKLLRVKGILAPPNATSPVLFQALQHVIHEPEHIHLADATPTNTLVLITKDILPETVSHSLTTLRDILDPKVPSATPLETDIVSRIAQQ; via the coding sequence GTGATCAATATCGTGGTCATTTCCGGATTCCTGGGCAGCGGCAAAAGCACCTTTCTTCGTTACCTGCTAGCACAGCCTGAGTTCAAGGGAACCCAAGTCATCATCAACGAGTTCGGCCCTATCTCTGTAGACCACCATCTCGTCCATTTTGCGGCGGAACGTACCCACCTTCTAGCCGGCGGCTGCCTCTGCTGCGCCTATCGCCAGGATCTTCCCCAAATCCTCTACCCACTCTTGGACACTGTTCGAGCGAACAAGTCCCGTGCCTCCGCTTGTGCACCCGATATTATCCTCGAGACGACGGGCCTCGCTGATCCCGTGGCCATCCGTCACACGCTCACTGCCGATCCCGTCCTGCGTCACCAGGTTCGCATCACGAAGATGCTTGTCACTATCGATGCCGCACACTTTCTCTCAAACCTCTCGCAGTACCCTGAGGTCACGGCCCAGTGCGTTGCAGCCGATACATTCCTCATTACTAAGCGAGACCTCGTTTCCGAGGAGGCTATTGCACAGATAATCGCGGCGCTGACGTCCATCAACCCAACTGCGTCAATCGCATTCCTTGACCATGGGGTACCAGACACCGATGTCACGGCACTGCTCGCATCCACCAATACTGGCGTGGAGAGCTCAACAGCCGCCAACTTACCTGAGCTTCCCGTTACCCGACACACCGAGTCGGTCCGTTCTGCTACCTACACTCTGCCCGACGATCTCGACCTCGATTTCTTTGTCACATGGTTTTCTCTCCTTATCCACCGTCACGGGGATAAGCTACTGCGAGTCAAAGGTATTCTCGCGCCACCCAACGCCACATCACCTGTGCTCTTTCAGGCACTCCAACACGTCATACATGAACCGGAACATATCCATCTCGCAGACGCCACACCTACAAACACGCTAGTTCTCATTACCAAGGATATTCTGCCAGAGACCGTTTCGCACTCCTTGACTACCTTGCGTGATATCCTTGACCCCAAAGTGCCTTCGGCCACACCTCTAGAGACTGACATCGTCAGCAGGATCGCTCAGCAGTAA